One window of the Anaeromyxobacter dehalogenans 2CP-C genome contains the following:
- a CDS encoding YwiC-like family protein, giving the protein MPSQPIIAQARQGPQAPAAAPAKRRSMLPHEHGAWGQLAMPLLTALAIARPGAAAWLLTAAVVLAFVAHEPLLVVLGQRGRRAVAEDGARARRWLAALGGLAAATGIAGIALAPPVARLALLLPAALAALVGVLVWRRLEKTVAGEITVAAALASAGYAVALAAGAEHPAALAALLAWILAFGAATLAVQVILVRVRSKGAADPGRRHAVLAGLLAVAAVALSAAGLPGALALATLPTALFSIVVCLVRVSPKRLRELGWALVGSSAVTLVILVVGLR; this is encoded by the coding sequence GTGCCGAGCCAGCCCATCATTGCCCAGGCCCGCCAGGGTCCCCAGGCCCCCGCCGCCGCGCCGGCGAAGCGCCGCTCGATGCTGCCGCACGAGCACGGCGCCTGGGGCCAGCTCGCCATGCCGCTCCTCACCGCGCTCGCCATCGCCCGGCCCGGCGCCGCCGCCTGGCTGCTCACCGCCGCGGTGGTGCTCGCGTTCGTGGCGCACGAGCCGCTGCTGGTCGTGCTCGGGCAGCGCGGCCGCCGCGCCGTCGCCGAGGACGGGGCGCGCGCCCGCCGCTGGCTCGCCGCGCTGGGCGGGCTGGCCGCCGCCACCGGGATCGCCGGCATCGCGCTCGCGCCGCCCGTGGCGCGCCTCGCGCTGCTGCTCCCGGCCGCGCTCGCGGCGCTGGTGGGCGTGCTGGTGTGGCGCCGGCTCGAGAAGACCGTCGCCGGCGAGATCACCGTGGCCGCCGCCCTCGCCTCCGCCGGCTACGCGGTGGCGCTCGCCGCCGGCGCCGAGCACCCCGCCGCGCTCGCCGCGCTGCTCGCCTGGATCCTCGCGTTCGGGGCCGCCACGCTCGCGGTGCAGGTGATCCTCGTCCGCGTCCGCTCGAAGGGCGCCGCCGATCCGGGCCGCCGCCACGCGGTGCTGGCGGGCCTGCTCGCGGTCGCGGCCGTGGCGCTCAGCGCCGCGGGCCTGCCCGGCGCGCTCGCGCTCGCCACGCTCCCCACCGCGCTCTTCTCCATCGTGGTGTGCCTGGTGCGCGTCTCGCCGAAGCGGCTGCGCGAGCTGGGCTGGGCGCTGGTGGGCTCGTCCGCGGTGACGCTCGTCATCCTGGTGGTCGGGCTCCGTTGA
- a CDS encoding thermonuclease family protein: protein MIPPRPPLLALCCLALALAAPSDARARRGRSARAAAEGRVVLDGEAAAVRWTDGDTFRLLSGPRAGQRARLAGVNTLETYGPVHRWGGWRPEALLAVARAAGPRAAAGSWDCRSVRGRGGRDRYGRLLVECPELSRALVREGLATVFAMDGPAEPALLAAQREAQRAGAGMWAEGVPDVIVSSAHSAGEAGLGRRGAYDRLVDAHTGAATARPHARTYRACEEVCAGEGRGRSCLVYVPYERRFRDRPPCLVRR, encoded by the coding sequence GTGATCCCGCCGCGCCCGCCGCTCCTCGCGCTCTGCTGCCTCGCCCTGGCGCTCGCCGCGCCCTCCGACGCGCGCGCCCGTCGCGGCCGGTCCGCCCGCGCCGCCGCCGAGGGGCGGGTGGTGCTCGACGGCGAGGCCGCCGCGGTGCGCTGGACCGACGGCGACACCTTCCGGCTCCTCTCCGGCCCTCGCGCCGGCCAGCGCGCGCGCCTCGCCGGCGTGAACACGCTCGAGACCTACGGCCCGGTGCACCGCTGGGGCGGCTGGCGGCCGGAGGCGCTGCTCGCGGTGGCGCGCGCCGCCGGCCCACGCGCCGCGGCCGGGAGCTGGGACTGCCGCAGCGTGCGCGGGCGCGGCGGGCGCGACCGCTACGGCCGGCTGCTGGTGGAGTGCCCCGAGCTGTCGCGCGCGCTGGTGCGCGAGGGGCTCGCGACCGTGTTCGCGATGGACGGGCCCGCCGAGCCCGCGCTGCTCGCGGCGCAGCGCGAGGCGCAGCGCGCCGGCGCCGGCATGTGGGCCGAGGGCGTGCCGGACGTGATCGTCTCGAGCGCGCACTCGGCGGGCGAGGCCGGGCTGGGGCGGCGCGGCGCATACGACCGGCTGGTGGACGCGCACACCGGCGCGGCCACGGCGCGGCCGCACGCGCGGACGTACCGGGCCTGCGAGGAGGTGTGCGCGGGGGAGGGCCGCGGGCGCTCGTGCCTCGTCTACGTCCCGTACGAGCGCCGCTTCCGCGATCGCCCGCCCTGCCTCGTCCGCCGGTGA
- a CDS encoding bacteriohemerythrin: MIEAHAWNEKLDLGHEAMDHEHHLQIALVTALTEAIEQARPWMARQLSAQLLSYSGVHFGSEEMLMQASAFDGLADHASEHRTLLEAMREIQAALERGEDDLALAFAVELRAGLAGHMAGSDRRLADHVRPAHPAGAVVIPIRS; encoded by the coding sequence ATGATCGAAGCGCACGCCTGGAACGAGAAGCTCGACCTCGGCCACGAGGCGATGGACCACGAGCACCACCTGCAGATCGCGCTCGTGACCGCGCTCACCGAGGCCATCGAGCAGGCGCGCCCCTGGATGGCCCGGCAGCTCTCGGCCCAGCTCCTCTCGTACAGCGGCGTCCACTTCGGCAGCGAGGAGATGCTCATGCAGGCGAGCGCGTTCGACGGGCTCGCCGATCACGCCTCGGAGCACCGCACGCTGCTCGAGGCCATGCGCGAGATCCAGGCGGCGCTGGAGCGCGGTGAGGACGACCTCGCGCTCGCGTTCGCCGTCGAGCTCCGCGCCGGCCTGGCCGGCCACATGGCGGGCTCCGACCGCCGCCTCGCCGATCACGTCCGCCCCGCGCATCCGGCGGGCGCCGTGGTCATCCCGATCCGCTCGTAG
- a CDS encoding energy-coupling factor ABC transporter ATP-binding protein, whose product MEFEVDVRRMELRGRPVLRDVRFSVAAGERVVLLGVNGCGKTTLLKLMDGLAFPQEGAVRWRGRPLEPAALAGAAFRRAFRGEVGLLFQNVDAMLFNPSVADEIAFGPRQLGVPEAEVEARVARWAGAFGLTALQERPPFELSGGEKKRVAMAALMAVGPKVLLLDEPTAGLDPASAGRLVDFLAGLEGTTVVTSTHHLTLAEELGTRAVLLGPDRPGVLHDGPTGALVRDERALVESGLAHRHVHAHGAEVHAHFHVHDTE is encoded by the coding sequence GTGGAATTCGAGGTGGACGTCCGGCGGATGGAGCTGCGCGGCCGGCCGGTGCTGCGCGACGTCCGGTTCTCGGTGGCCGCGGGCGAGCGGGTGGTGCTGCTGGGCGTGAACGGCTGCGGGAAGACCACGCTCCTCAAGCTCATGGACGGGCTCGCGTTCCCGCAGGAGGGCGCGGTGCGCTGGCGCGGACGCCCGCTCGAGCCGGCGGCGCTCGCCGGGGCGGCGTTCCGGCGCGCGTTCCGCGGCGAGGTGGGGCTCCTGTTCCAGAACGTGGACGCGATGCTGTTCAACCCGTCGGTCGCCGACGAGATCGCGTTCGGCCCGCGGCAGCTCGGCGTCCCCGAGGCCGAGGTCGAGGCGCGCGTGGCGCGCTGGGCCGGCGCGTTCGGCCTCACGGCGCTGCAGGAGCGGCCGCCGTTCGAGCTCTCCGGCGGCGAGAAGAAGCGGGTGGCGATGGCGGCGCTCATGGCCGTCGGGCCGAAGGTGCTCTTGCTCGACGAGCCCACCGCCGGCCTCGATCCCGCCAGCGCCGGGCGGCTGGTGGACTTCCTGGCCGGGCTGGAGGGGACGACCGTCGTCACCTCCACGCACCACCTCACGCTGGCGGAGGAGCTGGGCACGCGGGCGGTGCTGCTCGGGCCGGATCGCCCCGGCGTGCTGCACGACGGGCCGACCGGCGCGCTGGTCCGCGACGAGCGGGCCCTGGTGGAGAGCGGGCTCGCGCACCGGCACGTGCACGCGCACGGGGCCGAGGTGCACGCGCACTTCCACGTGCACGACACGGAGTAG
- a CDS encoding energy-coupling factor ABC transporter permease — protein sequence MHVPDGFLSPAITLPAYAAAAPLWALAARRHLGRDAADALPVVGALTALAFVVQTIAIPVPGGTSTHLVGVTLLALLHGPLLAFLCESLVLLLQALFFGAGGVTVLAVNALAMGLLGPLAGWAVHRLLRRRAQRAAAFLGAWISMQVAAGAVALVLGLQHRIAPEYFPVPFAVSATALLVPSLAVTGLVEGLYTVLALALLRKADLRGVA from the coding sequence ATGCACGTCCCGGACGGCTTCCTCTCGCCCGCCATCACCCTGCCGGCCTACGCGGCCGCGGCGCCGCTCTGGGCGCTCGCCGCGCGGCGCCACCTCGGGCGCGACGCCGCCGACGCGCTGCCGGTGGTGGGCGCGCTCACCGCGCTCGCGTTCGTGGTGCAGACCATCGCCATCCCGGTGCCGGGCGGCACGTCCACGCACCTCGTGGGCGTGACGCTGCTCGCGCTCCTCCACGGCCCGCTGCTCGCGTTCCTGTGCGAGTCGCTGGTGCTGCTGCTCCAGGCGCTGTTCTTCGGGGCGGGCGGCGTCACGGTGCTCGCGGTGAACGCGCTCGCCATGGGCCTCCTCGGCCCGCTCGCCGGCTGGGCCGTGCACCGGCTGCTGCGCCGCCGCGCCCAGCGCGCCGCGGCGTTCCTGGGCGCCTGGATCTCGATGCAGGTGGCGGCCGGGGCGGTGGCGCTCGTGCTCGGGCTCCAGCACCGGATCGCGCCGGAGTACTTCCCGGTGCCGTTCGCGGTGTCCGCGACGGCGCTGCTCGTGCCCAGCCTGGCGGTGACCGGCCTGGTGGAGGGGCTCTACACCGTGCTCGCGCTGGCGCTCCTGCGGAAGGCGGATCTCCGTGGCGTCGCCTGA
- the nikR gene encoding nickel-responsive transcriptional regulator NikR has translation MLERIGISLEDGLLEQFDKLIAEKGYVNRSEAVRDLIRDALVQRAFTESSGREERVAVVTLVYDHDSSSLAQKLAHIQHENHRAVVSALHVHMDAHNCLEVLVLRGRGKDVVAMGESLVATKGVKYGKLVPATAGHDLR, from the coding sequence ATGCTGGAGCGCATCGGGATCTCGCTCGAGGACGGGCTGCTCGAGCAGTTCGACAAGCTCATCGCCGAGAAGGGCTACGTCAACCGCTCGGAGGCGGTCCGCGACCTCATCCGCGACGCGCTGGTGCAGCGCGCGTTCACCGAGTCGTCCGGTCGCGAGGAGCGCGTGGCCGTGGTGACGCTGGTCTACGACCACGACTCCTCCAGCCTGGCGCAGAAGCTCGCCCACATCCAGCACGAGAACCACCGCGCGGTGGTCTCGGCGCTGCACGTCCACATGGACGCGCACAACTGCCTCGAGGTGCTGGTGCTGCGCGGGCGCGGCAAGGACGTGGTCGCGATGGGCGAGAGCCTGGTCGCGACCAAGGGCGTGAAGTACGGCAAGCTCGTGCCCGCCACCGCCGGGCACGACCTGCGCTGA
- a CDS encoding PfkB family carbohydrate kinase — protein sequence MTPPARPPLRLAVVGHVEHVTIGRVPALPRAGEIAHLQAPRWFPGGGGGVAFWQLARSPAEVLLFTALGGDEAGAQVERALAASGPRVRVHAARRAGPHTRDLVLLTPDGERTIVVVGEPLHPRADDALPWGALAGCDAAYFTAQDPAALRAARAARLLVVTARRREALARSGVAADVVVGSRLDAREVSARADYPVPPGALVLTEGAAGGTIETAAGVERFPAPPSPDGIGGAYGAGDSFAGALVYLLAAGLPLRDACAAAGRHGAAVLRAVDPRDGQLPLEAP from the coding sequence ATGACGCCGCCCGCCCGTCCCCCGCTCCGGCTCGCCGTGGTCGGCCACGTCGAGCACGTCACCATCGGCCGCGTGCCGGCGCTGCCGCGCGCCGGCGAGATCGCGCACCTCCAGGCGCCGCGGTGGTTCCCCGGCGGCGGGGGCGGGGTGGCGTTCTGGCAGCTCGCCCGCTCGCCGGCCGAGGTCCTGCTGTTCACCGCGCTCGGCGGCGACGAGGCCGGCGCGCAGGTGGAGCGGGCGCTCGCCGCGAGCGGACCGCGGGTGCGCGTGCACGCCGCTCGCCGGGCCGGGCCGCACACCCGCGACCTCGTCCTGCTCACCCCGGACGGCGAGCGCACCATCGTGGTGGTCGGCGAGCCGCTCCACCCGCGCGCGGACGACGCGCTGCCCTGGGGCGCGCTGGCCGGCTGCGACGCCGCGTACTTCACCGCGCAGGACCCCGCCGCGCTCCGCGCCGCCCGCGCGGCGCGCCTGCTCGTGGTGACCGCCCGCCGGCGCGAGGCGCTGGCCCGGTCGGGCGTCGCCGCCGACGTGGTGGTGGGGAGCCGCCTCGACGCGCGCGAGGTGAGCGCGCGCGCCGACTACCCGGTGCCGCCCGGCGCGCTGGTGCTGACCGAGGGCGCCGCTGGCGGGACGATCGAGACAGCCGCCGGGGTGGAGCGCTTCCCGGCGCCGCCCTCGCCCGACGGGATCGGCGGCGCGTACGGCGCGGGCGACAGCTTCGCCGGCGCGCTCGTGTACCTCCTCGCGGCCGGGCTGCCGCTCCGCGACGCCTGCGCGGCGGCGGGCCGCCACGGGGCGGCGGTGCTGCGCGCGGTGGACCCGCGCGACGGCCAGCTTCCGCTGGAGGCGCCGTGA
- a CDS encoding alpha/beta hydrolase family protein, with the protein MSRARRARPRVLLAPGAGAASTSAWMERWAGHLSAIGEVGRFDYPYRLAGRRSPDRLPVLLEAHRAALRALRGRSRQPVVLAGKSMGSRVGCHLALEEDVAALVCLGYPLRGASGALRDEVLLALRTPVLFVQGTRDPLCPLDALEAVRRRMRAPSALHVVEDGNHSLEAGVRALAARGTTQAEVEARALEAVRAFLAGHLR; encoded by the coding sequence GTGAGCCGCGCGCGCCGCGCCCGCCCGCGGGTGCTGCTCGCGCCGGGCGCCGGCGCGGCCTCCACGTCGGCGTGGATGGAGCGCTGGGCCGGGCACCTCTCGGCGATCGGCGAGGTGGGCCGCTTCGACTACCCGTACCGGCTCGCCGGGCGCCGCTCCCCGGACCGCCTGCCGGTGCTGCTCGAGGCGCACCGCGCCGCGCTCCGGGCCCTGCGCGGCCGCTCGCGGCAGCCGGTGGTGCTGGCGGGGAAGTCGATGGGCTCGCGCGTCGGGTGCCACCTGGCGCTGGAGGAGGACGTCGCGGCGCTGGTGTGCCTCGGGTACCCGCTGCGCGGCGCCTCGGGCGCGCTCCGCGACGAGGTGCTGCTCGCGCTGCGCACGCCCGTCCTGTTCGTGCAGGGGACGCGCGATCCGCTGTGCCCGCTCGACGCGCTCGAGGCCGTGCGCCGCCGCATGCGCGCGCCGAGCGCGCTCCACGTGGTGGAGGACGGGAACCACTCGCTCGAGGCCGGGGTGCGCGCGCTCGCGGCGCGCGGCACCACGCAGGCCGAGGTCGAGGCCCGCGCGCTGGAGGCGGTGCGCGCGTTTCTCGCCGGGCACCTCCGCTGA
- a CDS encoding sensor histidine kinase: protein MARALAPLLAGLLGLAGALGATLALHRAASAALDRVLEERLAGAGATAAELLGRAGADPAALRAVMAANGLEGAYVVDRDLRVLADATGAAGGRADLLRVDPARVARALRGEPSVAFAYAVGNLPVATGYFPVRGPDGAPAAALALEAGQGFAAARAGLRRALWLGVALSALAAVALALAAAGFARAERRSAAAAARAARGEALATMAAMVAHEIRNPLGVIRGAAELVRARSGAALAPRDVEALGDVLGEVERLRRLTDDFLDLARDPAIAAEPADLAELAAEAARALGRAHPAVEVALSVPPLRVRADAARVRQVLANLLENAALAGARRVAVTAGPAGPMARVEVRDDGPGVDADLRARLFEPFASGRARGAGLGLAISRRIAERHGGALELADPGPPGAAFALTLPLEPG, encoded by the coding sequence ATGGCCCGCGCGCTCGCGCCGCTGCTCGCCGGCCTGCTGGGCCTGGCCGGCGCGCTCGGCGCGACGCTCGCGCTCCACCGCGCCGCCTCCGCCGCGCTGGACCGCGTGCTGGAGGAGCGGCTCGCCGGCGCGGGCGCCACCGCCGCCGAGCTGCTCGGGCGCGCCGGCGCCGATCCGGCCGCGCTGCGCGCGGTCATGGCGGCGAACGGCCTGGAGGGCGCCTACGTGGTGGATCGCGACCTCCGCGTGCTGGCCGACGCCACCGGCGCGGCCGGCGGGCGGGCCGACCTGCTCCGGGTGGACCCGGCGCGGGTGGCGCGCGCGCTCCGGGGCGAGCCGTCGGTCGCGTTCGCCTACGCGGTCGGGAACCTCCCGGTGGCCACCGGCTACTTCCCGGTGCGCGGGCCGGACGGCGCGCCGGCCGCCGCGCTGGCGCTCGAGGCCGGGCAGGGCTTCGCCGCCGCGCGCGCCGGGCTGCGCCGGGCGCTGTGGCTCGGGGTGGCGCTCTCGGCGCTCGCCGCCGTGGCGCTGGCGCTGGCCGCGGCCGGCTTCGCGCGGGCGGAGCGCCGCTCGGCGGCGGCGGCGGCGCGGGCCGCGCGCGGCGAGGCGCTCGCGACCATGGCCGCCATGGTGGCGCACGAGATCCGCAACCCGCTCGGCGTCATCCGCGGCGCGGCCGAGCTGGTGCGGGCCCGCTCCGGCGCCGCGCTCGCCCCGCGCGACGTGGAGGCGCTGGGGGACGTGCTCGGCGAGGTGGAGCGGCTGCGGCGGCTCACCGACGACTTCCTGGACCTGGCGCGCGATCCCGCCATCGCGGCCGAGCCGGCCGACCTCGCCGAGCTCGCCGCCGAGGCGGCGCGCGCGCTGGGCCGCGCCCACCCGGCGGTCGAGGTGGCGCTCTCGGTGCCGCCGCTCCGGGTGCGCGCCGACGCGGCGCGCGTGCGCCAGGTGCTCGCGAACCTGCTCGAGAACGCGGCGCTGGCCGGGGCGCGCCGGGTGGCGGTCACCGCCGGCCCCGCCGGACCCATGGCGCGGGTCGAGGTGCGCGACGACGGGCCGGGGGTGGACGCGGACCTGCGCGCGCGCCTGTTCGAGCCGTTCGCGAGCGGGCGGGCCCGCGGCGCCGGCCTGGGGCTGGCCATCTCCCGGCGCATCGCCGAGCGGCACGGCGGCGCGCTCGAGCTCGCCGACCCGGGCCCACCCGGCGCGGCCTTCGCGCTCACCCTGCCGCTCGAGCCCGGATAG
- a CDS encoding sigma-54-dependent transcriptional regulator, giving the protein MSRVLVVDDEPKLGRFVQEMLELDGHEVVRAGGGAEALARLGEGAFDVVVTDLRMPQVDGLAVLRAARARTPPPEVVMMTAHGSAESAVEAMKAGAADYVTKPFPMDELRLRVRRLAEQRAAAARSAGLVARLAPDLVAESAGMRAAVAAAEQVAATDATVLLLGESGTGKSQLARLVHWRSRRAAGPLVEVHCAALPDTLLEGELFGHERGAFTGAAQRRPGHLAAADGGTLFLDEIGEIPPSTQVKLLRFLQDRSFVPLGATAPRTVDARVVAATNRDLAAAVGEGAFREDLYYRLDVFAIRVPPLRERREDVLPIAERHLAGHGVPPERLGPAARARLLERPWPGNVRELENALERALILAGEGEIRAEHVAPGAAPRAGGRAAELLVEGFGLDAFEREVIEAALERAGGNKTRAARLLGVTRRRLYSLLASHGLAVEGE; this is encoded by the coding sequence ATGTCCCGCGTGCTGGTGGTGGACGACGAGCCCAAGCTCGGCCGCTTCGTGCAGGAGATGCTGGAGCTGGACGGGCACGAGGTGGTGCGCGCCGGCGGCGGGGCCGAGGCGCTGGCGCGGCTCGGCGAGGGCGCCTTCGACGTGGTTGTGACCGACCTGCGCATGCCGCAGGTGGACGGGCTGGCGGTGCTCCGCGCGGCCCGCGCGCGCACGCCGCCGCCCGAGGTGGTGATGATGACCGCGCACGGCTCGGCCGAGAGCGCGGTCGAGGCCATGAAGGCGGGCGCGGCCGACTACGTGACGAAGCCGTTCCCGATGGACGAGCTGCGGCTCCGGGTGCGCCGCCTCGCCGAGCAGCGCGCCGCCGCGGCCCGGAGCGCCGGCCTGGTGGCGCGGCTCGCCCCGGACCTGGTGGCGGAGAGCGCGGGCATGCGCGCGGCGGTGGCGGCGGCCGAGCAGGTGGCGGCCACCGACGCGACCGTGCTGCTGCTGGGCGAGAGCGGCACCGGGAAGAGCCAGCTCGCGCGGCTCGTCCACTGGCGGAGCCGGCGCGCCGCCGGGCCGCTGGTCGAGGTGCACTGCGCGGCGCTGCCCGACACGCTGCTCGAGGGCGAGCTGTTCGGCCACGAGCGCGGCGCGTTCACCGGCGCCGCGCAGCGCCGCCCCGGCCACCTCGCCGCCGCCGACGGCGGGACGCTGTTCCTCGACGAGATCGGCGAGATCCCCCCCTCCACCCAGGTGAAGCTGCTCCGCTTCCTGCAGGACCGCAGCTTCGTGCCGCTCGGCGCGACCGCGCCCCGCACGGTGGACGCGCGGGTGGTGGCCGCGACGAACCGCGACCTGGCCGCGGCGGTCGGCGAGGGCGCGTTCCGCGAGGACCTCTACTACCGCCTGGACGTGTTCGCGATCCGCGTGCCGCCGCTGCGCGAGCGCCGCGAGGACGTGCTGCCCATCGCCGAGCGCCACCTGGCCGGCCACGGCGTGCCGCCGGAGCGGCTCGGCCCGGCGGCCCGCGCGAGGCTGCTGGAGCGTCCGTGGCCCGGCAACGTCCGCGAGCTGGAGAACGCGCTCGAGCGCGCGCTCATCCTGGCGGGCGAGGGCGAGATCCGCGCCGAGCACGTCGCCCCCGGCGCGGCGCCGCGGGCCGGCGGGCGCGCCGCCGAGCTGCTGGTGGAGGGCTTCGGCCTCGACGCGTTCGAGCGCGAGGTGATCGAGGCGGCGCTGGAGCGCGCCGGCGGGAACAAGACGCGCGCCGCGAGGCTGCTCGGGGTGACCCGGCGCCGGCTGTACTCGCTGCTCGCGAGCCACGGGCTCGCGGTGGAGGGCGAGTAG
- a CDS encoding vitamin K epoxide reductase family protein gives MPAPHVPDTSRGKQPDRGGTSARSRALELAILLLALAGAGLAAELTLLHGRAHAGGASSFCAISERVNCDKVALSAWSSLLGVPLAAWGLLAYLVIAALAASALRRPRAEAGWPAGLLLAASGFMAAGAVFLAAISELVIGSLCIVCAGSWLVSFALAGCAFVLARRAGGPAAAIRADLAALRARPLASASAALVLLAASGGLFAFYAGPPPAGTGTGAPAAAAPAAKLGPPGSIVLYEYSDYECPFCAKSHEANKPILASRPDVKVVRRHFPLDDTCNPKLTRPFHVGACDLARAAICAEAQGRFEQMDDALFRNQAEKAPVRELARRVGLDLPRFDACLSSPDTERRLADDIESAIQAGVRGTPSYVYGGKVYPGDLATLLGAKPATTSGG, from the coding sequence GTGCCCGCACCCCACGTACCCGACACCTCCAGGGGCAAGCAGCCCGATCGCGGGGGGACCTCCGCCCGCTCGCGCGCGCTCGAGCTCGCCATCCTCCTCCTGGCGCTGGCAGGCGCCGGCCTCGCCGCGGAGCTGACGCTCCTGCACGGCCGCGCCCACGCCGGCGGCGCCTCCAGCTTCTGCGCCATCTCCGAGCGCGTAAACTGCGACAAGGTGGCCCTGAGCGCATGGTCGTCGCTGCTCGGGGTGCCCCTCGCGGCCTGGGGCCTCCTGGCGTACCTCGTCATCGCCGCGCTCGCGGCGTCGGCGCTGCGCCGGCCGCGCGCGGAGGCGGGCTGGCCGGCCGGGCTCCTGCTCGCCGCGTCGGGCTTCATGGCGGCGGGGGCGGTGTTCCTGGCGGCCATCTCCGAGCTGGTGATCGGCTCCCTGTGCATCGTGTGCGCGGGCTCCTGGCTGGTCTCGTTCGCGCTCGCCGGCTGCGCGTTCGTCCTGGCGCGGCGCGCCGGCGGCCCCGCGGCCGCGATCCGGGCGGACCTGGCCGCGCTGCGGGCGCGCCCGCTCGCGTCCGCGTCCGCGGCGCTCGTGCTCCTCGCCGCCTCCGGCGGCCTGTTCGCGTTCTACGCCGGCCCGCCGCCCGCGGGCACGGGCACGGGCGCGCCGGCGGCCGCCGCGCCGGCCGCGAAGCTCGGCCCCCCCGGCTCGATCGTGCTGTACGAGTACAGCGACTACGAGTGCCCGTTCTGCGCCAAGAGCCACGAGGCCAACAAGCCGATCCTGGCGTCCCGGCCCGACGTGAAGGTGGTGCGGCGCCACTTCCCCCTCGACGACACCTGCAACCCGAAGCTCACCCGGCCGTTCCACGTCGGCGCCTGCGATCTCGCCCGCGCCGCCATCTGCGCCGAGGCGCAGGGCCGCTTCGAGCAGATGGACGACGCCTTGTTCCGGAACCAGGCGGAGAAGGCGCCGGTGCGGGAGCTGGCCCGGCGAGTCGGCCTCGACCTCCCGCGCTTCGACGCGTGCCTCTCGTCGCCCGACACCGAGCGCCGCCTCGCCGACGACATCGAGAGCGCCATCCAGGCCGGCGTGCGCGGGACCCCGAGCTACGTGTACGGGGGCAAGGTCTACCCCGGCGATCTCGCCACGCTGCTCGGCGCAAAGCCGGCGACCACGAGCGGCGGGTAG
- a CDS encoding PAS domain-containing sensor histidine kinase — MSDPNDHRPPPGGPGHLQEQGQLLRLLVDSVKEYAIFMLDPAGHVLTWNPGAERIKGYPAHEIVGRHFAVFFTPEDVRRGKPDAELREAAEQGSSEDEGWRVRRDGTRFFASVVVTALRGPDGALRGFAKITRDLTERRRGEEARRNLAEAREAVRSRDDFLAVASHELRTPLTCVQLVTQSLARQTHEGQAVTGQQVERLEQLQRHVARLGELVSGLLDLAEMSRGALQLEPAPFDLAELVHEVAARFEPDVRRRGTALSVHAPGPIPGRWDRRRVGDAIAAVLGNAVKYGGRSPIEVTASRDDRRAVVVIEDRGPGIALEDQSRVFERFERAAPVAHYPGLGVGLWTARQILNAHGGDIAVESAAGKGARFSLRLPLEYPA; from the coding sequence ATGAGCGACCCCAACGACCATCGCCCGCCCCCGGGCGGCCCGGGGCACCTGCAGGAGCAGGGGCAGCTCCTCCGCCTCCTCGTGGACAGCGTGAAGGAGTACGCGATCTTCATGCTGGATCCGGCGGGCCACGTGCTCACCTGGAACCCGGGCGCGGAGCGGATCAAGGGGTACCCGGCGCACGAGATCGTGGGGCGGCACTTCGCGGTGTTCTTCACGCCCGAGGACGTCCGCCGCGGCAAGCCGGACGCGGAGCTGCGCGAGGCGGCCGAGCAGGGCTCGAGCGAGGACGAGGGCTGGCGCGTACGGCGCGACGGCACGCGCTTCTTCGCGAGCGTGGTGGTCACCGCCCTGCGCGGCCCGGACGGCGCGCTCCGCGGGTTCGCGAAGATCACCCGCGACCTCACCGAGCGCCGGCGCGGCGAGGAGGCGCGGCGGAACCTGGCCGAGGCGCGCGAGGCGGTGCGCTCGCGCGACGACTTCCTGGCGGTCGCGTCCCACGAGCTGCGCACCCCGCTCACCTGCGTGCAGCTCGTGACCCAGTCGCTCGCCCGGCAGACGCACGAGGGGCAGGCGGTCACGGGCCAGCAGGTGGAGCGCCTCGAGCAGCTGCAGCGCCACGTGGCGCGGCTGGGCGAGCTGGTGAGCGGGCTGCTCGACCTCGCCGAGATGTCGCGCGGCGCGCTGCAGCTCGAGCCGGCCCCGTTCGACCTCGCCGAGCTGGTGCACGAGGTGGCGGCGCGCTTCGAGCCGGACGTCCGGCGCAGGGGGACGGCGCTGAGCGTGCACGCGCCCGGGCCGATCCCCGGCCGGTGGGACCGCCGCCGGGTGGGCGACGCGATCGCGGCGGTGCTCGGCAACGCGGTGAAGTACGGCGGGCGCTCGCCCATCGAGGTCACGGCCAGCCGCGACGACCGGCGGGCGGTCGTGGTCATCGAGGACCGGGGGCCGGGCATCGCGCTCGAGGACCAGTCGCGCGTGTTCGAGCGCTTCGAGCGGGCGGCGCCGGTGGCGCACTACCCAGGGCTCGGCGTGGGCCTGTGGACGGCCCGGCAGATCCTGAACGCGCACGGCGGAGACATCGCGGTCGAGAGCGCCGCGGGCAAGGGCGCCCGGTTCTCGCTCCGGCTTCCGCTCGAGTACCCCGCCTGA